One Lactobacillus crispatus DNA segment encodes these proteins:
- the recR gene encoding recombination mediator RecR, giving the protein MQYPLPIAHLIDAYMKLPGIGEKTATRLAFYTMDMPDQDVDDFAKSLVQVKKDIHQCPICGNITEKDVCDICSNPNRDQTTIMVVEQPKDLMAFEEMGEYDGLYHVLHGVLSPMDGIGPEEINIKSLITRLQKNDAVKEVILALNSTPEGESTAMYISKLIKPAGIKVTRLAAGLSVGSDIEYANSITLKRAVQGRTAL; this is encoded by the coding sequence TTGCAATATCCATTACCAATTGCTCATTTAATTGATGCTTATATGAAGCTACCTGGAATCGGTGAAAAAACGGCGACTCGGTTGGCTTTTTATACGATGGATATGCCTGATCAGGATGTCGATGATTTTGCTAAGTCTTTAGTTCAAGTAAAAAAAGACATTCATCAATGTCCGATCTGTGGCAATATTACCGAAAAAGATGTCTGTGATATTTGCTCTAATCCTAATCGCGATCAAACAACTATTATGGTAGTTGAACAACCAAAGGATTTGATGGCTTTTGAGGAAATGGGCGAATATGACGGACTTTATCACGTGCTTCATGGTGTTCTTTCACCAATGGATGGAATTGGACCAGAAGAGATCAATATCAAGTCTTTAATTACGCGTTTGCAAAAAAATGATGCTGTTAAAGAAGTGATTTTGGCGCTTAATTCAACTCCAGAAGGCGAATCAACTGCGATGTATATCAGCAAATTAATTAAGCCAGCTGGTATTAAGGTAACTAGATTGGCCGCTGGTTTGTCAGTTGGTAGTGACATTGAATATGCTAATTCCATTACTTTAAAGCGCGCAGTGCAAGGAAGAACGGCATTATAA
- a CDS encoding YaaL family protein — protein sequence MANKKQAKIKAMGDQKLVAEIEKLQNQIALEQDLDQTTLDLSEDNYVQNRILKAKYTFLYNEARHRGTRFSGITNAITQ from the coding sequence ATGGCTAATAAAAAGCAAGCAAAGATCAAAGCAATGGGTGATCAAAAGTTGGTAGCCGAGATTGAAAAGCTACAAAATCAAATTGCATTAGAGCAAGATCTCGATCAAACAACTTTAGATTTATCCGAAGATAATTATGTGCAAAATCGAATCTTAAAGGCAAAGTATACTTTTTTGTATAATGAAGCTCGTCATCGAGGCACAAGATTTAGTGGTATTACTAATGCTATTACCCAGTAG
- a CDS encoding IS3 family transposase → MSKLTKKDKIHIFEEWTLENKRGTYLSKKYGIRREKVNYLINLIKIHGLSVLDKSYTHYSKEYKEHAIKRVLLGNESINAVALDLGLPGNGMLSNWIRSYKENGYNVVIKKKGRRIHEQERVKRIRTAQARKRQVASPEFKAYCRKRIYKKIGCLGSKKKEPTKTEIAQAVTELRHELGLAVKKIIEIINANEDLPHISRSNYYDVYTREDKDQVHHSDVMMRIREIYDEIKNRYVAPGYRRITHILHREGYQINRKTVNRLMRKMDLYGYVMKRRHPYSSYQGDIKGRIKPDLIKRKFFALRPNMKWYTDITEFNLRGKKLYLSPIIDGCGRDIVAYNISRHPNLKQVMSMLDDAFKTNQALNGLIFHTDRGWQYQHKAYQHELAIRGIEQSMSRKGCSPDDGLMEGFFGILKREMFYGQEKKYASLDELEQAIRKYIDYYNTERTKDKLKELTPIEYRNKSLVA, encoded by the coding sequence ATGTCTAAACTAACTAAAAAGGATAAAATTCATATTTTTGAAGAATGGACTTTAGAAAATAAACGTGGAACGTACTTAAGTAAGAAATATGGTATCAGAAGAGAAAAGGTAAATTATCTAATAAATTTAATTAAAATTCATGGCTTATCAGTACTTGATAAATCTTATACGCATTACTCAAAAGAGTATAAAGAACATGCCATAAAAAGAGTGCTTTTAGGAAATGAATCGATTAATGCAGTAGCACTTGATCTAGGTTTGCCTGGTAATGGTATGTTAAGCAATTGGATTCGCTCTTACAAAGAAAATGGATATAATGTCGTTATCAAGAAGAAAGGACGACGAATCCATGAGCAAGAAAGAGTTAAACGAATTAGAACGGCTCAAGCAAGAAAACGCCAAGTTGCGTCGCCAGAATTTAAAGCTTACTGTCGAAAACGCATATATAAAAAAATTGGATGCCTTGGTTCAAAAAAGAAAGAGCCAACCAAAACAGAAATAGCACAAGCTGTTACCGAATTGAGGCATGAACTGGGGCTCGCAGTAAAGAAGATCATTGAAATTATTAACGCTAATGAAGATCTGCCGCACATCTCGCGCAGTAACTACTATGACGTTTATACTCGTGAGGATAAGGATCAAGTTCATCATAGTGATGTGATGATGCGCATTCGGGAGATCTATGATGAGATTAAGAATCGTTATGTTGCCCCAGGTTATCGTCGTATTACACATATTTTGCATCGTGAAGGCTATCAGATTAATCGTAAAACTGTTAATCGTTTAATGCGCAAAATGGATTTGTACGGTTATGTGATGAAGCGTAGACATCCATATAGCAGCTATCAAGGAGATATTAAAGGCAGAATCAAACCAGACTTAATTAAACGCAAATTCTTTGCTTTAAGACCGAATATGAAATGGTATACCGATATTACCGAATTCAATCTAAGGGGTAAGAAACTCTATTTATCACCTATCATTGATGGCTGCGGACGTGATATCGTTGCTTATAATATTTCTCGTCATCCTAATCTGAAACAAGTGATGTCAATGTTGGATGATGCTTTTAAAACTAATCAGGCACTAAATGGTTTAATCTTTCATACAGATCGAGGCTGGCAATACCAACACAAGGCTTATCAACATGAACTAGCTATTCGCGGTATTGAACAAAGCATGTCTAGAAAAGGCTGTTCTCCAGATGATGGCTTAATGGAGGGCTTCTTTGGCATTCTCAAACGTGAAATGTTCTATGGTCAGGAGAAGAAATATGCTTCACTTGACGAATTAGAGCAAGCTATCAGAAAATATATAGACTATTACAATA